The following are encoded in a window of Candidatus Microthrix parvicella Bio17-1 genomic DNA:
- a CDS encoding fluoride efflux transporter FluC: protein MVWLAVGIGGALGAPLRFVTDRWVQERRFGDDELTAWPLGTLAVNVIGGLMLGVIVGASRYGTLGAVPVAVMGTGFCGALTTFSTASVETIRLAEADRWPAALAVAASNLLLTMTAAALGLGLTAAIW, encoded by the coding sequence ATGGTCTGGTTGGCGGTTGGGATTGGCGGAGCACTCGGCGCCCCCCTTCGCTTCGTCACCGACCGCTGGGTGCAGGAGCGACGCTTTGGCGACGACGAACTGACCGCCTGGCCGTTGGGCACGCTGGCGGTCAACGTGATCGGTGGGTTGATGCTCGGGGTGATCGTGGGAGCAAGCCGCTACGGCACATTGGGAGCGGTCCCGGTCGCCGTCATGGGCACCGGGTTTTGCGGCGCGCTCACCACCTTCTCCACCGCGTCGGTCGAGACGATTCGGCTGGCCGAAGCCGATCGCTGGCCGGCGGCGCTGGCCGTGGCGGCATCCAACCTGCTGCTCACCATGACGGCCGCAGCATTGGGGCTGGGGCTGACCGCCGCCATCTGGTGA
- a CDS encoding fluoride efflux transporter FluC: MTPNEPAVSPGLPVVDAAIDPDLLERPDQVLRREVWPGLEVMVAVSLGGALGALGRYGLAQAVATDGLGVPWATLIANVGGSLLLGVLTAVAIARFPDHQYLRPFLGVGVLGSFTTYSTFAVELDTRLGQTHLATALGYGLLSVMLGVAAAAVGLWLGRTAVRDE; encoded by the coding sequence ATGACCCCGAACGAGCCCGCAGTTTCACCCGGCCTGCCCGTCGTCGACGCGGCGATCGACCCGGACCTGCTGGAGCGCCCGGATCAGGTACTGCGCCGGGAGGTGTGGCCCGGCCTCGAGGTGATGGTGGCGGTGAGCCTGGGCGGGGCCTTGGGGGCATTGGGAAGATACGGCCTGGCCCAGGCGGTGGCGACCGACGGCCTGGGTGTCCCCTGGGCGACGCTGATCGCCAACGTGGGCGGCAGCCTGTTGCTGGGTGTGCTCACCGCGGTTGCAATCGCACGGTTCCCCGACCATCAATATCTCCGGCCGTTTCTAGGGGTGGGCGTACTGGGCAGCTTCACCACCTACTCCACCTTCGCCGTCGAGCTCGACACCCGGCTGGGCCAGACTCACCTGGCCACTGCGTTGGGCTATGGGCTGCTCAGCGTGATGCTGGGGGTCGCCGCCGCTGCCGTCGGGTTGTGGCTGGGACGGACCGCCGTGCGTGACGAATGA